A genomic region of Sulfurimonas hongkongensis contains the following coding sequences:
- a CDS encoding UDP-N-acetylmuramoyl-L-alanyl-D-glutamate--2,6-diaminopimelate ligase, which translates to MRIELPERAYKYVSENSLECDGQTAFVLTWQNKKYLEDAKQRGAHSIINAKDIAPLFGVDEIKIVGITGTNGKTTTASAIYSFLLDLGYKVAMQGTRGFFMNDEVIEGKSLTTPSVLNTYRHIYQAVEAGCEFFIMEVSSHAIAQKRIEGLKFELKILTNITQDHLDYHKTIGEYIATKNSFFADEGRKLINKDEPKASFNIKNTFTYGIEHNASYKLMAYSLNNASSGIIQHFKEVVPFTSSLHGFFNLYNLMAAIGAVDLLVTDGLEKIVEVVEGFAGVSGRMEQVSEEPNVIVDFAHTPDGIQQVLNALKEKELLVVFGAGGDRDKSKRALMGRVAASLAKKVYITSDNPRSEDPQSIVDDILKGIEDKSIVSVELNRKKAIEAAISEQKADEVVVILGKGDETYQIIYDEKFPFDDREVVREILKGKKLS; encoded by the coding sequence GTGAGGATTGAACTTCCTGAACGAGCTTACAAATATGTAAGTGAGAACTCACTAGAGTGTGATGGACAGACTGCTTTTGTATTAACTTGGCAAAACAAAAAATATCTCGAAGATGCAAAACAAAGAGGTGCTCACTCCATCATAAACGCCAAAGATATAGCTCCTCTTTTTGGTGTAGATGAGATAAAAATAGTAGGTATTACGGGCACAAACGGTAAGACTACAACAGCGAGTGCTATCTACTCTTTTTTGCTGGATTTGGGCTATAAAGTTGCTATGCAGGGCACTCGTGGCTTTTTTATGAACGATGAAGTAATAGAGGGAAAATCCCTTACAACGCCAAGTGTGTTAAACACTTACAGGCATATATATCAAGCAGTAGAAGCTGGATGTGAATTTTTTATTATGGAAGTTAGCTCACACGCTATTGCACAAAAGCGTATAGAGGGATTGAAGTTTGAGCTTAAAATTCTTACAAATATCACTCAAGACCACTTAGACTATCATAAGACGATAGGCGAATATATAGCTACAAAAAATAGTTTTTTTGCAGATGAGGGCAGAAAACTTATAAACAAAGATGAGCCAAAAGCCTCATTTAATATCAAAAATACTTTTACTTATGGCATAGAACATAACGCATCTTACAAGCTGATGGCTTACTCACTAAACAACGCATCAAGCGGGATCATTCAGCATTTTAAAGAGGTTGTTCCTTTTACTTCATCGCTTCATGGCTTTTTCAATCTTTACAACTTAATGGCAGCTATTGGTGCGGTTGATTTACTAGTTACTGATGGCTTAGAGAAAATTGTAGAAGTTGTTGAGGGCTTTGCAGGGGTCAGTGGTAGAATGGAGCAGGTGAGCGAGGAGCCAAATGTTATAGTTGACTTTGCACACACTCCTGATGGAATACAGCAAGTTTTAAATGCACTAAAAGAGAAAGAGCTTTTAGTTGTTTTTGGAGCTGGCGGAGATAGAGATAAAAGCAAAAGAGCTTTAATGGGTAGAGTGGCTGCAAGCTTAGCAAAAAAAGTCTATATAACAAGTGATAATCCAAGAAGTGAAGATCCACAATCCATAGTAGATGACATACTCAAAGGTATCGAAGATAAGAGCATAGTAAGTGTTGAGCTAAATAGAAAAAAGGCCATAGAAGCTGCAATAAGTGAGCAAAAAGCTGACGAAGTAGTAGTCATTTTAGGTAAAGGTGATGAGACCTACCAAATTATCTATGATGAGAAATTTCCTTTTGATGATAGAGAGGTTGTGAGAGAGATTTTAAAGGGTAAAAAGCTCTCTTAA
- a CDS encoding NifU family protein, whose translation MIPFTDEELINPVKAAIDKIRPSLALDGGDIDFITVKNAKVYVQLKGACIGCASSSSTLKYGVERQLKMDIHPELTIINVPVGMEDNLENL comes from the coding sequence ATGATTCCATTTACGGATGAAGAGTTGATCAATCCAGTAAAAGCTGCCATAGATAAAATCCGTCCATCATTAGCACTAGATGGAGGTGATATAGATTTTATAACAGTTAAAAATGCAAAGGTATATGTCCAATTAAAGGGTGCTTGTATTGGCTGCGCTAGTAGTAGTAGTACGCTAAAGTATGGAGTAGAGAGACAACTCAAGATGGATATACATCCAGAGCTTACGATTATAAATGTACCAGTTGGTATGGAAGATAATTTAGAAAATCTTTAA
- a CDS encoding aldo/keto reductase yields MSNFAFGTYRISDYNPQHIQALRDAISSGIRMIDTSSNYMDGGAQRAIALAFSSFDESVKDTVEIVSKVGYIQGSNMDRHKEEPFEEVVEFSPDCFHSISASFIKDQLTESLKRLEMQRIDCYLLHNPEYYLLDAINRGIAKDEMQSEMYGRIYRAFVALEQEVKDGRILSYGISSNSFSKNSSSAEFLPYEDLITLADRASEEVSNETHSFKTVQLPINILEQEGLKCAKWAKENGLRVLANRPLNAEFEGKMYRLADYDESREYYHHLNELLDICDNEQLKPLYNLFEELDASKHKFGWIGDWDAFFFAEIIPHMRTSLQSLDEESRELLVNSIDMFFVEYKKMVLHECSINTRKALKEIFKNDDVSMQDVALKFLMAQESIDYILVGMRKPSYILEILTLKD; encoded by the coding sequence ATGAGTAATTTCGCATTTGGAACTTATAGGATAAGTGATTATAACCCACAACATATACAAGCACTAAGAGATGCCATAAGCTCTGGTATCCGTATGATAGACACATCATCTAACTATATGGACGGCGGAGCCCAGCGTGCTATAGCACTAGCTTTTAGTAGCTTTGATGAGAGCGTAAAAGATACAGTTGAGATAGTTAGCAAAGTTGGCTATATTCAAGGCTCAAATATGGACAGACATAAAGAGGAGCCATTTGAAGAAGTAGTAGAGTTTTCGCCTGATTGTTTTCACTCTATTAGTGCTTCATTTATAAAAGACCAGCTTACAGAGTCTCTAAAGAGATTAGAGATGCAAAGAATTGATTGTTATCTTCTACACAACCCTGAGTACTACTTGCTAGATGCTATAAACAGAGGTATTGCTAAAGATGAGATGCAGAGTGAGATGTATGGAAGAATATATAGAGCCTTTGTGGCCTTAGAACAAGAAGTAAAAGATGGAAGAATTTTAAGTTATGGAATAAGCTCTAACAGTTTTTCTAAAAATTCATCTAGTGCTGAATTTTTACCCTATGAAGATTTAATTACGTTAGCAGATAGAGCTTCAGAAGAGGTCTCAAATGAGACTCATAGCTTCAAAACAGTGCAACTTCCTATAAACATATTAGAGCAAGAGGGTCTAAAGTGTGCTAAGTGGGCAAAAGAAAACGGACTAAGGGTTTTAGCAAATAGACCTTTAAATGCCGAGTTTGAGGGCAAAATGTATAGACTTGCTGATTATGATGAGTCAAGAGAATATTATCATCATTTAAATGAACTTTTGGATATCTGTGATAATGAACAACTAAAACCACTATATAATCTCTTTGAAGAGTTAGATGCCTCAAAGCATAAGTTTGGCTGGATAGGGGATTGGGATGCATTTTTCTTTGCCGAGATCATACCACATATGAGAACATCACTGCAGAGCTTGGATGAAGAGAGCAGAGAGCTACTTGTAAACTCTATAGATATGTTTTTTGTAGAGTACAAAAAGATGGTTTTACATGAGTGTTCTATAAATACAAGAAAAGCTCTAAAAGAAATTTTTAAAAATGACGATGTTAGCATGCAAGATGTGGCTTTAAAATTTTTAATGGCACAAGAGAGTATCGACTATATATTAGTTGGTATGAGAAAACCAAGCTACATTTTGGAAATTTTAACACTTAAAGATTAA
- the rplQ gene encoding 50S ribosomal protein L17, with translation MRHRHGYRKLGRTSSHRAALLKNLSISLIEHGKIETTVMKAKELRSFVEKLITIAGKEDSNAHRTVFAALQSKEATKKLVNEIAPKYVDRAGGYTRIIRTRIRRGDATTMAFIELV, from the coding sequence ATGAGACATCGTCATGGATATCGTAAACTAGGTCGTACTAGCTCACACCGTGCAGCTTTACTAAAGAACCTAAGTATTTCGTTAATAGAACATGGAAAAATTGAAACTACTGTAATGAAAGCTAAAGAACTTCGCTCTTTTGTAGAAAAACTTATCACAATAGCTGGTAAAGAAGATTCTAACGCTCACAGAACAGTGTTTGCGGCGCTTCAAAGTAAAGAAGCAACAAAAAAATTAGTAAATGAAATAGCACCTAAGTATGTTGATCGTGCTGGTGGATATACTAGAATAATTAGAACTCGTATTCGTCGTGGTGATGCTACGACTATGGCTTTCATAGAATTAGTATAA
- a CDS encoding DNA-directed RNA polymerase subunit alpha, giving the protein MKKIKTTPLAPQEFEVEQISENEANIMAYPFETGFAISLAHPLRRFLLSSSVGYAPIAIKIEGAKHEFDSVRGMLEDISDFILNLKEIRFKLKDEASEAEVSYSFSGPCTIKGCDLSNDVVEVVTPDAHLATLNEDSNLNFVIKIAQGIGYVPSEDTHDELEDGYIALDAYFTPVRSATYKIENVLVEDNPNFERVVLNIRTDGQVTPLDAFKNSLEVMYAQLAVFNSEISIKAATTIERVEENPDLKKLVTHIDSLGLSARSFNCLDRSDIKLVGEIALMSQNDLKNVKNLGKKSYDEIVEKLQEFGFAVGADLADDVVSALKKKIEATQG; this is encoded by the coding sequence ATGAAAAAAATTAAAACTACTCCACTTGCTCCTCAAGAATTTGAGGTAGAACAGATTAGTGAGAATGAAGCAAATATAATGGCTTATCCTTTTGAAACTGGTTTTGCTATCTCTTTAGCTCATCCACTTCGCCGTTTTTTATTAAGCTCTTCTGTTGGTTATGCACCGATAGCTATTAAAATCGAAGGCGCAAAGCATGAGTTTGACTCTGTTCGTGGTATGCTTGAAGATATTTCTGACTTTATATTAAATCTTAAAGAGATTCGTTTTAAACTTAAAGATGAAGCTAGTGAAGCTGAGGTTAGTTATAGCTTTAGTGGTCCATGTACTATTAAGGGATGTGATTTAAGTAATGATGTGGTTGAAGTAGTAACTCCTGATGCTCATCTTGCGACTCTTAATGAAGACTCTAACTTAAACTTTGTGATTAAAATTGCACAAGGCATAGGTTATGTTCCTAGTGAAGATACTCATGATGAACTCGAAGATGGTTATATTGCACTAGACGCTTACTTTACTCCAGTTCGTAGTGCAACTTATAAGATAGAAAATGTTCTTGTAGAGGACAATCCTAACTTTGAGAGAGTAGTTTTAAATATAAGAACTGATGGACAAGTAACCCCACTAGATGCATTTAAAAACTCACTTGAAGTTATGTATGCTCAACTAGCTGTGTTTAATTCTGAGATCAGCATAAAAGCTGCTACAACTATAGAGAGAGTTGAAGAAAATCCAGACCTTAAAAAGTTAGTAACTCATATAGATAGTTTAGGTTTAAGTGCAAGAAGTTTTAACTGTCTTGACCGCTCAGATATTAAACTAGTAGGTGAAATAGCATTGATGAGTCAAAATGACCTTAAAAATGTTAAAAACCTAGGTAAAAAATCATATGATGAAATCGTAGAAAAACTACAAGAGTTTGGTTTTGCAGTTGGTGCTGACTTAGCAGATGATGTAGTTAGTGCGTTAAAAAAGAAAATTGAAGCCACTCAAGGCTAA
- the rpsD gene encoding 30S ribosomal protein S4 translates to MARYRGPVEKIERRFGVSLNLKGERRLAGKSALEKRPYGPGQHGQRRKKVSEYGLQLNEKQKAKFMYGVSEKQFRAMFVEAKRRDGNTGTNLITLIESRLDNVVYRMGFASTRRFARQLVTHGHILVDGKKLDIPSYNVRPGQKVEVRESSKKNVQVVRALELTNQTGIAPWVDIDAEKVFGIFTRIPEREEVVIPVEERLIVELYSK, encoded by the coding sequence ATGGCAAGATATAGAGGTCCAGTAGAAAAAATCGAAAGAAGATTCGGAGTAAGCCTTAACTTAAAAGGTGAGCGTCGTTTAGCAGGCAAATCTGCGTTAGAAAAAAGACCTTATGGTCCTGGTCAACATGGTCAGCGTCGTAAGAAAGTTTCTGAGTATGGTTTACAACTTAATGAAAAGCAAAAAGCGAAATTCATGTATGGTGTTTCTGAGAAACAATTCCGTGCAATGTTCGTTGAAGCTAAGCGTCGTGATGGTAATACAGGTACAAACCTTATTACTCTAATCGAGAGCAGACTTGACAATGTAGTTTATAGAATGGGCTTTGCATCTACTCGTAGATTTGCTCGTCAACTAGTAACACATGGTCATATTCTTGTAGATGGGAAAAAGTTAGATATCCCTTCTTACAATGTTAGACCTGGTCAAAAGGTAGAAGTTCGCGAATCAAGCAAGAAAAATGTTCAAGTTGTTCGTGCTTTAGAGCTAACAAATCAAACAGGTATAGCACCATGGGTTGATATCGATGCTGAGAAAGTATTTGGTATTTTTACTCGTATACCTGAGAGAGAAGAAGTTGTGATTCCAGTAGAAGAGCGTTTAATCGTTGAGCTTTACTCGAAATAA
- the rpsK gene encoding 30S ribosomal protein S11, whose translation MAKRKAVRKKVVKKNIARGIVHIAASFNNTLVTITDEMGNMVAWSSAGSLGFKGSKKSTPFAAQAAVEDAVAKAQVHGIKDLGIKVQGPGSGRETAVKAVGAIEGIRVTFMKDVTPLPHNGCRAPKRRRV comes from the coding sequence ATGGCAAAAAGAAAAGCTGTTAGAAAAAAAGTAGTAAAAAAGAATATTGCAAGAGGTATCGTTCATATCGCTGCATCATTTAACAATACACTAGTAACAATTACTGATGAAATGGGTAATATGGTCGCATGGAGTTCTGCTGGTAGCCTTGGGTTTAAAGGTTCTAAGAAATCTACTCCATTCGCAGCTCAAGCAGCTGTTGAAGACGCAGTAGCAAAAGCACAGGTTCATGGTATTAAAGATCTTGGTATTAAAGTACAAGGTCCAGGTTCAGGTCGTGAGACAGCTGTTAAAGCTGTTGGTGCTATCGAAGGCATTCGTGTTACATTTATGAAAGATGTTACACCATTACCACACAACGGTTGTCGCGCACCTAAGCGTCGTAGAGTTTAA
- the rpsM gene encoding 30S ribosomal protein S13 — protein MARISGVDLPKKKRVEYGLTYIYGIGLQASRLILDATGIDYNKRVFELKEDEVAAITAEIRANHMVEGDLRKKVAMDIKALMDLGSYRGLRHRRGLPCRGQKTKTNARTRKGKRKTVGAA, from the coding sequence ATGGCTCGTATTTCTGGTGTTGATTTACCTAAAAAAAAGAGAGTAGAGTATGGATTAACATACATCTATGGTATTGGTCTTCAAGCTTCTCGTCTAATCTTAGACGCAACAGGCATAGACTATAACAAAAGAGTTTTCGAACTAAAAGAAGATGAAGTAGCTGCAATTACTGCTGAAATCCGTGCTAACCATATGGTTGAGGGTGATTTACGTAAAAAAGTAGCTATGGATATTAAGGCACTTATGGATTTAGGTTCATACAGAGGTCTTCGTCACCGTCGTGGTCTTCCATGTCGTGGTCAAAAAACAAAGACAAATGCGCGTACTCGTAAAGGTAAGCGTAAAACTGTCGGCGCAGCATAA
- the rpmJ gene encoding 50S ribosomal protein L36, which translates to MKVRASVKKMCDDCKIIKRRGIVRVICKVKKHKQRQG; encoded by the coding sequence ATGAAAGTAAGAGCTTCAGTAAAGAAGATGTGTGATGATTGTAAGATTATCAAAAGAAGAGGCATTGTAAGAGTAATCTGCAAAGTTAAAAAACATAAACAGAGACAAGGATAA
- a CDS encoding LTA synthase family protein codes for MHKSIQKRCNYITLVFWLFLGIFAITRTVLLIRSIDVLDISLIEILKIYLIGAFYDFVSVSYLVVPFVLYLIFLPKSFLNYALNRYITYTFTFLIIFGAVFLAFSEWFFWDEFNVRFNFIAVDYLVYTNEVIGNIRESYPMGVLITIISLISIFIFYIIYKTQYIENFLQNQSSLKDRLKPALIYLMVPVISFAGVTQEFTKTSTNQYNNELSKSGLYSLFAAFRNNTLDYDKFYITDKEESVMTNLKKAIDINSSAFLNLNDVTRAIVNPKIEKDYNIVMIVVESLSGKFLESLGGEKGLTPNLDSLAQKSMFFTNFYATGTRTVRGMEAITLSLPPTPGRSIVKRPDNHNMYSSGFILKNRGYETKFIYGGHGYFDNMNEFFSTNGFSVVDRSDFSKEEDTFHTIWGVCDEDLLNRSLKEADLSYRAHKPFMSFIMTTSNHRPYDYPDGRIDIPSHTGRDGAVKYTDYAIGEFIKKAKEKPWFKNTMFVIVADHCASSAGKTEIPLDKYHIPMIVYAPEILKPQVIDKVSSQIDIMPTLFGMLNWSYKSKFYGNDILSSSFKERALMGTYQKLGLYKENKLVVLSPTKKIKNYEVVEQGIYDTKYKEINIEKYLESEAISYYQGASTLHKKGLDRYESQ; via the coding sequence ATGCACAAGAGTATACAAAAAAGATGTAACTATATAACTTTAGTCTTTTGGTTATTTTTAGGTATTTTTGCAATCACTAGGACAGTCCTTCTTATTAGATCTATAGATGTGCTGGATATATCTTTAATAGAGATTTTAAAAATATATCTAATAGGGGCGTTTTATGATTTTGTAAGTGTGAGCTATCTAGTAGTTCCTTTTGTCCTATATCTAATCTTTTTACCAAAATCTTTTTTAAATTATGCTCTTAATCGTTATATAACTTATACTTTTACTTTTTTAATTATTTTTGGGGCAGTGTTTTTGGCATTTAGCGAATGGTTTTTTTGGGATGAATTTAACGTTAGGTTTAACTTTATTGCTGTTGATTATCTTGTGTATACAAATGAGGTTATAGGAAATATAAGAGAATCATATCCGATGGGTGTTTTGATCACTATTATCTCGCTTATATCTATATTTATTTTTTATATTATCTATAAAACACAATATATAGAAAACTTTTTACAAAATCAAAGTAGCCTCAAAGATAGGTTAAAGCCGGCACTAATCTATCTTATGGTCCCTGTAATATCTTTTGCAGGAGTAACTCAGGAGTTTACAAAAACATCAACCAATCAATACAACAACGAACTTTCTAAATCTGGGCTGTACTCTCTTTTTGCTGCTTTTAGAAATAATACTCTTGATTATGATAAGTTTTATATTACAGATAAAGAAGAGAGTGTAATGACAAACCTCAAAAAAGCGATAGATATTAACAGCTCTGCTTTTTTAAATTTAAATGATGTAACAAGAGCGATAGTAAATCCCAAGATAGAGAAAGATTACAATATAGTTATGATTGTAGTAGAGAGTTTAAGCGGTAAATTTCTTGAATCTTTGGGAGGAGAAAAAGGACTAACTCCAAATCTTGACTCTTTAGCTCAAAAAAGTATGTTTTTTACCAACTTTTATGCAACAGGCACGAGGACGGTTCGTGGAATGGAAGCGATAACTTTATCTCTACCGCCTACGCCAGGTCGCTCAATAGTTAAAAGACCTGACAATCATAACATGTACTCAAGTGGGTTTATCTTAAAAAATAGAGGCTATGAGACTAAATTTATATATGGCGGACACGGCTACTTTGACAATATGAATGAGTTTTTTTCAACGAACGGATTTAGTGTTGTAGATAGAAGTGATTTTAGTAAAGAAGAGGATACTTTTCATACGATTTGGGGAGTTTGTGATGAGGATTTACTAAACAGAAGCTTAAAGGAGGCTGACCTCTCTTACAGAGCGCACAAGCCTTTTATGAGTTTTATAATGACTACCTCAAATCATAGACCTTATGATTATCCAGATGGGCGTATAGATATACCTTCACATACAGGAAGAGATGGGGCTGTTAAGTACACGGATTATGCGATAGGAGAGTTTATAAAAAAAGCCAAAGAGAAACCATGGTTTAAAAATACTATGTTTGTAATTGTGGCAGATCACTGTGCATCAAGTGCAGGTAAAACAGAAATCCCTCTTGATAAGTATCATATTCCGATGATTGTTTATGCTCCTGAGATACTAAAACCTCAAGTTATTGATAAGGTATCAAGTCAAATAGACATTATGCCAACTCTTTTTGGCATGTTAAATTGGTCATATAAAAGTAAGTTTTACGGTAATGATATTTTAAGTTCCTCCTTTAAAGAACGTGCATTGATGGGTACTTACCAAAAACTTGGGCTTTATAAAGAGAATAAACTGGTTGTTTTGTCTCCTACAAAAAAAATTAAAAATTATGAAGTAGTTGAACAAGGTATCTATGATACGAAGTATAAAGAGATAAATATAGAAAAGTATTTAGAATCAGAGGCTATAAGTTATTATCAAGGAGCAAGCACTCTTCATAAAAAAGGTTTAGATAGATATGAGAGCCAATAG
- a CDS encoding LTA synthase family protein: protein MDTISASILLVIPLLFLSFSPAKFKKTVNTLLKYYFLVVFSLAIYIENATFAFVAQYDVRPNYLFVEYLIYPREVFAMIFADYKAELSIALIMIGAFIYFYLKFAKDDFLKVFDTHYIKRVALFLPILLLLFIGVRSSFGHRPANISDAMYSTNRMVNEITKNSLHSIGYAIYSNLVHEGGEVKQYGKMDIKEALARVKKRLNIKSNDKESIFSRVEKSHFKSDSPKNLVIFVQESLGYQFVGAVGGEDGITPNFNRLSKEAILFKDLYSNGTRSVRGLAALSAGNLAVPGVGILKRNRSQRNFFTIASALKPFGYHTSFIYGGESRFDNMRGWYSGNGFNKIIDQPQFDNPTFVASWGVCDEDLVVKANEEFKKMYAKNQKFATVMFSQSNHSPFDFPYEKIKLIKDVKPNSVKNAIKYADYAIGRFFELAKKEPYYKDTIFVVVADHNVKVYGDDMVPVDMFHIPAIIIGDGVKPMVYDKIASQPDVLATALDLIGLDLKYPIMGHSVFSDKKQNISLMQFHSSYALRVDDKVAVVRPGQKPLTFLYKKPITYLDKSNHLTPIVQDKELQRDALAFVITLDHIYNKKLYK from the coding sequence ATGGATACTATTTCTGCATCTATTCTTTTAGTTATCCCTTTGCTTTTTTTATCCTTTTCTCCCGCAAAATTTAAAAAAACAGTTAACACTCTTTTAAAATACTACTTTTTAGTGGTTTTTTCGCTCGCTATTTATATAGAAAATGCAACTTTTGCATTTGTAGCACAATATGACGTACGTCCAAACTATCTTTTTGTCGAGTATCTTATATATCCACGGGAAGTCTTTGCCATGATATTTGCGGATTATAAAGCAGAACTATCTATTGCCCTTATCATGATTGGAGCATTTATTTATTTTTATCTAAAATTTGCAAAGGATGATTTTTTAAAGGTGTTTGATACCCACTATATAAAGAGAGTTGCTTTGTTTTTACCTATATTATTGCTTCTTTTTATCGGCGTTCGTTCATCTTTTGGTCATAGGCCAGCCAATATATCAGATGCTATGTACTCTACAAACAGAATGGTAAACGAGATAACAAAAAACTCACTTCATAGTATAGGTTATGCTATTTACAGCAATCTTGTACATGAAGGCGGTGAAGTAAAACAGTATGGAAAAATGGATATAAAAGAAGCTTTGGCACGAGTTAAAAAAAGACTAAACATTAAATCAAATGATAAAGAGTCAATCTTTTCAAGAGTTGAGAAAAGTCACTTTAAAAGTGATAGTCCTAAAAATCTAGTTATTTTCGTGCAAGAGAGCTTAGGCTACCAGTTTGTAGGTGCTGTAGGAGGCGAAGATGGGATAACTCCAAACTTTAACAGATTAAGCAAAGAAGCGATACTTTTTAAAGACCTATACTCAAACGGGACTAGAAGTGTTAGAGGGTTAGCAGCTCTAAGTGCAGGTAATCTTGCAGTTCCAGGGGTAGGAATATTAAAAAGAAACAGATCGCAGAGAAACTTTTTTACCATAGCATCAGCTCTTAAGCCTTTTGGATATCATACCTCCTTTATTTACGGTGGAGAGAGTAGATTTGATAACATGCGTGGTTGGTATAGCGGAAACGGATTTAACAAAATCATAGATCAACCCCAATTTGACAACCCTACTTTCGTCGCTTCTTGGGGAGTTTGCGATGAAGACTTAGTAGTTAAGGCAAATGAAGAGTTTAAAAAAATGTATGCAAAAAATCAAAAATTTGCTACTGTCATGTTTTCACAATCAAACCACTCTCCTTTTGACTTTCCGTATGAGAAGATTAAACTTATAAAAGATGTTAAACCAAATAGTGTTAAAAATGCTATAAAATATGCAGACTATGCTATCGGTCGTTTTTTTGAGCTTGCTAAAAAAGAACCTTATTATAAAGATACCATCTTTGTAGTAGTAGCAGATCACAATGTAAAGGTCTATGGAGACGACATGGTACCAGTTGATATGTTTCATATTCCCGCTATTATAATAGGAGATGGAGTTAAGCCTATGGTTTATGATAAAATTGCTTCTCAGCCTGATGTCTTAGCAACTGCACTTGATTTAATAGGTCTTGATCTAAAGTATCCCATCATGGGTCACTCTGTATTTAGCGACAAAAAACAAAATATCTCCTTGATGCAGTTTCATTCATCGTATGCTCTAAGGGTTGATGATAAAGTTGCGGTTGTCAGACCCGGCCAAAAACCGCTCACCTTTTTATATAAAAAACCAATAACATATCTAGATAAAAGCAATCACCTAACTCCTATAGTTCAAGATAAAGAGTTACAAAGAGATGCTCTAGCTTTTGTTATAACATTAGATCACATATACAACAAAAAATTATATAAATAG
- a CDS encoding response regulator transcription factor, translating into MRILVVEDDEKIASFVKKGLQEESYSVDVTENGYEAIYMIETNHYDIVLLDLMIQGLNGMDVCKNIRAKNIAVPIIMLTARDELKDKIKGLDMGANDYLTKPFAFEELLARIRVKLRSPSTTSSTITIADLTIDTARREVKRANKKISLTAKEYALLEFLARNSKKLLTETIIKENLSDMTQGSMSNIINVYIYRLRNKIDKDYTLKLIHTVRGLGYILSDEDV; encoded by the coding sequence ATGCGTATTCTAGTTGTAGAAGATGATGAAAAAATAGCCTCTTTTGTAAAAAAAGGTTTACAAGAAGAGTCCTACAGTGTGGATGTTACAGAAAATGGATATGAAGCCATATATATGATCGAAACAAATCATTATGATATTGTTCTGCTAGATCTAATGATTCAAGGTCTCAATGGAATGGATGTTTGCAAAAATATCAGAGCTAAAAATATAGCAGTTCCCATTATTATGCTTACTGCTAGAGATGAGTTAAAGGATAAGATCAAAGGTCTTGATATGGGTGCAAATGACTATCTCACAAAGCCTTTTGCATTTGAAGAGTTGCTTGCTCGAATCCGTGTTAAATTAAGAAGTCCATCAACCACTTCAAGTACTATAACTATAGCTGATTTGACTATAGATACGGCAAGGCGAGAGGTTAAGCGAGCTAATAAAAAAATTAGTCTTACTGCCAAAGAGTATGCCTTGCTTGAATTTTTAGCAAGAAACAGTAAAAAACTACTAACAGAGACTATTATAAAAGAGAACTTAAGTGACATGACACAAGGGAGCATGAGCAATATAATAAATGTTTACATCTATAGACTGCGTAACAAAATAGACAAAGATTATACCTTAAAGCTTATACACACTGTTCGCGGTTTAGGCTATATACTTAGTGATGAAGATGTTTAA